One part of the Arthrobacter tumbae genome encodes these proteins:
- a CDS encoding acetylornithine transaminase — MTEEAALEPASAAALVGPAQGKEWLQRYSNAVLGVFGTPQRVLVRGAGCHVWDADGKQYLDLLGGIAVNALGHAHPFVTSVISSQLATLGHVSNFFTSPTQVALAEKLLSLAGAGEGSKVFFANSGTEAVEAAFKLARRNSDGGRKRILALEGGFHGRTMGALALTAKRAYREPFEPLPGGVEHLPFNDIAALEAALDESVAAVVLEPIQGEAGVRPLSIDYLRRARELTTKVGALLILDEVQTGVGRTGRWFAHQASGITPDAMTLAKGLGGGFPIGALVSFGSEVSALLTPGQHGTTFGGNPVATAAALATLHALEAGAVLQNADDVGSYLRSNLAGVSGVGEVRGEGLLIGFDLDGDYASDAVTEALGQGFIINAPTPHTLRLAPPLILTRTQAQSFLDALPSVLETARNSNNAAKTTEASE, encoded by the coding sequence GTGACAGAGGAAGCCGCCCTGGAACCCGCATCGGCAGCGGCGCTCGTCGGTCCTGCACAGGGGAAAGAGTGGCTGCAGCGTTATTCGAACGCCGTTCTCGGGGTTTTCGGCACGCCGCAGCGCGTCCTGGTGCGTGGAGCGGGCTGCCATGTCTGGGACGCCGACGGCAAGCAGTACCTCGACCTCCTCGGCGGAATCGCCGTGAACGCGCTGGGGCACGCCCACCCCTTCGTCACATCGGTGATCTCCTCCCAGCTGGCCACACTCGGTCACGTGTCGAACTTCTTCACCAGCCCCACCCAGGTGGCGCTGGCCGAGAAGCTTCTGTCCCTGGCCGGTGCCGGCGAGGGGTCGAAGGTGTTCTTCGCTAACTCCGGCACAGAGGCCGTCGAGGCGGCGTTCAAGCTTGCCCGCCGCAATAGCGACGGTGGACGTAAGCGCATTCTTGCGCTTGAAGGCGGCTTCCACGGCCGCACCATGGGCGCCCTCGCGTTGACCGCGAAGCGGGCCTACCGTGAGCCGTTCGAACCGCTGCCCGGCGGCGTCGAGCATCTGCCGTTCAATGACATTGCTGCGCTGGAGGCAGCGCTCGATGAGTCAGTTGCCGCCGTCGTCCTTGAGCCCATCCAGGGTGAAGCGGGCGTGCGCCCGCTCAGTATCGACTACCTGCGCAGGGCACGCGAGCTGACCACGAAGGTCGGAGCTCTCCTGATCCTGGACGAGGTGCAGACCGGCGTTGGCCGCACTGGGCGCTGGTTTGCGCACCAGGCCAGCGGCATCACGCCCGACGCCATGACCCTGGCCAAGGGATTGGGCGGCGGTTTCCCCATCGGTGCCCTGGTGTCGTTCGGCAGCGAGGTGTCCGCTCTGCTCACGCCGGGCCAGCACGGGACGACGTTCGGCGGCAATCCGGTCGCGACGGCCGCTGCGCTGGCCACGCTGCACGCACTCGAAGCAGGCGCGGTGCTGCAGAACGCGGACGACGTCGGCAGCTACCTTCGCAGCAACCTTGCCGGTGTGAGCGGGGTCGGAGAGGTCCGTGGGGAGGGCCTGCTGATCGGCTTCGACCTCGACGGCGACTACGCCTCCGACGCCGTGACGGAGGCCCTTGGCCAGGGATTCATCATCAACGCGCCCACGCCGCACACACTCCGGCTCGCGCCGCCGCTGATACTGACCCGCACGCAGGCGCAGAGTTTTCTCGATGCGCTGCCGTCGGTCCTCGAGACGGCACGCAACAGCAACAACGCAGCCAAGACAACGGAGGCTTCCGAATGA
- the pheS gene encoding phenylalanine--tRNA ligase subunit alpha gives MSEPTPPADLQAGHAAVPTAVAAPDPLDAEAIAAAVDRALSEIAAAGNLDELKSVRLAHTGEKSPMSLANRQIGSLAKDQKAAAGKNIGPARGRINQALAARATELEAERDARILVEEAVDVTAAPRRRRAGARHPLSILQERVSDIFVGMGWEIAEGPEVESEWFNFDALNFKPDHPAREMQDTFFVEPPEAHLVMRTHTSPVQVRAMLERDVPIYVLCPGKVFRTDELDATHTPVFHQFEGLAIDKGLSMADLRGTLEHFARLMFGDDAGIRLRPNYFPFTEPSAELDIWHPGAKGGPQWIEWGGCGMVHPNVLRAAGIDPEVYSGFAFGMGIERTLMFRNEVGDMRDMIEGDVRFSEHFGMEI, from the coding sequence AAGCGGGGCACGCGGCTGTGCCCACCGCCGTCGCCGCCCCGGATCCCCTGGACGCTGAAGCGATCGCAGCCGCGGTTGACCGCGCGCTCAGCGAGATCGCCGCCGCAGGGAACCTCGACGAGCTTAAATCGGTAAGGCTCGCCCATACGGGCGAGAAATCGCCGATGAGCCTCGCGAACCGGCAGATCGGTTCGCTCGCCAAGGACCAGAAGGCCGCCGCCGGAAAGAACATCGGTCCCGCCCGCGGACGCATCAACCAGGCGCTCGCCGCCCGGGCAACCGAGCTGGAAGCGGAGCGCGACGCCCGCATTCTCGTGGAGGAGGCCGTCGACGTGACCGCTGCTCCGCGCCGTCGTCGTGCAGGTGCCAGGCATCCGCTGTCCATCCTGCAGGAGCGGGTCAGCGACATTTTTGTCGGCATGGGCTGGGAAATAGCCGAGGGGCCCGAGGTTGAATCCGAGTGGTTCAACTTCGACGCGTTGAATTTCAAGCCCGATCATCCCGCGCGTGAAATGCAGGACACCTTCTTCGTCGAGCCGCCTGAGGCGCACCTGGTGATGCGCACCCACACCTCGCCGGTGCAGGTGCGTGCCATGCTCGAGCGCGACGTCCCGATTTACGTACTGTGCCCCGGGAAGGTGTTCCGCACGGATGAACTGGACGCCACCCACACCCCCGTGTTCCACCAGTTCGAGGGCCTGGCCATCGACAAGGGCCTGAGCATGGCAGACCTGCGCGGAACGCTGGAACACTTCGCCCGGCTCATGTTCGGCGACGACGCCGGCATCCGCCTGCGTCCCAATTACTTTCCTTTCACCGAGCCCTCGGCCGAGCTGGATATCTGGCACCCGGGTGCCAAGGGCGGCCCCCAGTGGATCGAGTGGGGCGGCTGCGGCATGGTGCACCCCAACGTGCTCCGTGCAGCCGGGATCGACCCTGAGGTGTACTCGGGGTTCGCGTTCGGCATGGGCATCGAGCGCACCCTCATGTTCCGCAACGAGGTCGGCGATATGCGGGACATGATTGAGGGCGACGTACGTTTCAGCGAGCACTTCGGGATGGAGATCTAA
- the argJ gene encoding bifunctional glutamate N-acetyltransferase/amino-acid acetyltransferase ArgJ, whose amino-acid sequence MSITEPQGFRAAGVAAGLKSTGARDVAVVLNDGPHHHAAAVFTSNRVAAAPVHWSRQVVSDGRVDAVVLNSGGANACTGPQGFQNTHRTAEFAAEALGVSATDVFVCSTGLIGEQLPMEKLLPGVSEAAALLSDGGGRAAAEAIMTTDSVPKTATYPATQDEPSEGYSIGGMAKGAGMLAPGLATMLVVLTTDAVLDAAVLDTALRAATRVTFDRADSDGCMSTNDTVVLLASGASGVRPDPAQFAEALTGVCSSLAHQLIEDAEGASHTIAIRTINAATEEDAETAGRAVARSNLFKTAIFGNDPNWGRVLAAVGTTDAAFEPDRLDVAINGVQICRDGGIGEPRELVDLSARLVTVEINLNAGSESATIWTNDLTHDYVHENSAYSS is encoded by the coding sequence GTGAGCATTACCGAACCGCAGGGATTCCGCGCAGCAGGCGTGGCGGCAGGACTGAAGTCGACCGGCGCACGGGATGTCGCCGTCGTTCTCAATGATGGTCCGCACCACCACGCAGCGGCGGTCTTTACCTCCAACCGGGTCGCGGCTGCGCCCGTTCACTGGTCACGCCAGGTGGTCTCGGACGGGCGGGTGGATGCCGTCGTGCTCAATTCCGGCGGCGCCAACGCCTGCACCGGGCCGCAGGGCTTCCAGAACACGCACCGCACCGCGGAGTTCGCGGCGGAGGCACTCGGCGTCTCGGCCACCGACGTCTTCGTCTGTTCCACCGGGCTCATCGGAGAACAGCTGCCCATGGAGAAGCTGCTGCCCGGCGTCAGCGAGGCGGCCGCGCTGCTGTCCGACGGCGGCGGACGGGCTGCCGCCGAGGCAATCATGACCACTGACTCGGTGCCCAAGACCGCAACCTACCCCGCCACACAGGACGAGCCGAGTGAGGGCTACTCCATCGGCGGCATGGCGAAGGGTGCGGGAATGCTGGCGCCGGGCCTGGCCACCATGCTGGTTGTCCTCACCACTGACGCCGTCCTGGACGCTGCGGTCCTCGACACCGCGCTGCGTGCCGCCACCCGCGTGACCTTCGACCGCGCTGACTCGGACGGCTGCATGTCGACCAACGACACCGTGGTGCTGCTTGCCTCTGGCGCGAGCGGCGTCCGGCCGGATCCGGCCCAGTTCGCCGAAGCCCTCACCGGAGTCTGCTCTTCACTGGCTCACCAGCTCATTGAGGACGCCGAGGGCGCGAGCCACACCATCGCGATCCGGACCATCAACGCTGCCACTGAGGAAGACGCCGAGACCGCCGGGCGGGCCGTCGCCCGGTCCAACCTCTTCAAGACCGCCATTTTCGGCAACGACCCGAACTGGGGCAGGGTCCTGGCGGCCGTCGGCACCACCGACGCCGCCTTCGAGCCCGATCGCCTCGATGTGGCGATCAACGGGGTACAGATCTGCCGCGACGGCGGTATCGGCGAACCGCGGGAACTGGTCGACCTGAGCGCGCGCCTGGTCACCGTCGAGATCAACCTCAATGCCGGCTCCGAATCGGCGACCATCTGGACCAATGACCTCACGCACGACTACGTGCACGAGAACTCGGCCTACTCGAGCTGA
- a CDS encoding quinone oxidoreductase family protein — translation MPIAISAERAGGPEVLKPVSIERPAPSGSQLLVRVAAVGVNFIETYQRAGIYAVEYPFIPGGEAAGEVIGMGPDAHGFAVGDRVAFAEGSRSYAEYTLVDADRALPVPDGVDLETAAALPLQGMTAHYLVNSTYPVQAGETVLTHAGAGGTGLLLTQLLKAKGARVITTVSTEEKEALARGAGADVVLRYEGFQEQVRELTDGVGVDVVYDGVGKATFDGSLESLRVRGMLVLFGAASGPVPDFNLQRLNGSGSLYVTRPSLAFYLRSAQERRWRSGEVFGAVADGSLTVRVGARYPLADAAQAHEDLQARRTTGKILLVP, via the coding sequence ATGCCGATTGCCATTTCCGCTGAGCGCGCCGGAGGACCCGAGGTCCTCAAACCTGTGTCCATCGAGCGGCCTGCGCCGTCCGGTTCCCAACTGCTGGTCAGGGTCGCGGCGGTCGGAGTGAACTTCATTGAAACGTACCAGCGTGCCGGGATCTATGCGGTTGAGTATCCGTTCATTCCGGGCGGCGAAGCGGCCGGTGAGGTCATCGGGATGGGGCCGGACGCTCACGGGTTCGCGGTCGGCGACCGGGTGGCGTTTGCCGAGGGTTCCCGGTCCTACGCCGAGTACACCCTCGTTGACGCGGACAGGGCGCTGCCGGTGCCCGACGGCGTTGACCTCGAGACCGCCGCGGCGCTTCCGCTTCAGGGAATGACGGCACACTACCTGGTCAACTCCACGTATCCGGTGCAGGCCGGGGAAACCGTGCTGACCCACGCTGGGGCCGGCGGAACGGGCCTCCTGCTGACCCAATTGCTCAAGGCCAAGGGCGCCCGGGTCATCACAACCGTCTCGACCGAGGAGAAGGAAGCGCTGGCGCGGGGGGCGGGAGCCGACGTCGTACTTCGCTACGAAGGCTTCCAGGAGCAGGTACGGGAGCTGACAGACGGCGTGGGCGTGGACGTGGTCTATGACGGAGTGGGCAAGGCGACCTTCGACGGATCGCTGGAGTCACTGCGCGTACGCGGGATGCTGGTGCTGTTCGGCGCGGCGTCCGGGCCGGTCCCCGACTTCAACCTGCAGCGGCTGAACGGCTCCGGTTCGCTGTATGTCACGCGGCCGAGCCTCGCGTTCTACCTGCGGTCCGCCCAGGAGCGGCGCTGGCGCTCGGGTGAGGTCTTCGGCGCGGTTGCTGACGGTTCGCTGACCGTTCGGGTCGGCGCACGGTATCCCCTGGCTGACGCTGCGCAGGCGCACGAGGACCTCCAGGCGCGCAGGACGACCGGCAAGATTCTCCTCGTGCCCTGA
- the argC gene encoding N-acetyl-gamma-glutamyl-phosphate reductase, with the protein MSISVAVSGASGYAGGEVLRLLSAHPGVRIGAITAHSSAGSRLGEVQPHLHSLADRIIEETNADNLTGHDVVFLALPHGASAEVAAQLPSEVLVIDAGADHRLEDADAWHRFYGSEHAGTWPYGLPELPGARDALRNARRIAVPGCYPTSALLALTPGFAAGLLQPDDVVIVSASGASGAGKALKPHLLGSEMMGGMSPYGVGGSHRHTPEVEQGLAWAAGTPVTVSFTPTLAPMSRGILTTATARVTPGTTAEQLREAWETAYDDEPFVTLLPTGQWPATKSVLGSNFAQLQLAFDEHAGRVIISCAIDNLTKGTAGGAVQSMNIALGLPETTGLTGSGVAP; encoded by the coding sequence ATGAGTATTTCCGTGGCGGTATCCGGAGCAAGCGGCTATGCCGGAGGCGAAGTTCTGCGCCTACTCTCCGCGCATCCCGGGGTGAGGATAGGCGCGATCACGGCGCACAGCAGCGCCGGCAGCAGGCTGGGCGAAGTGCAGCCGCACCTGCACTCCCTCGCTGACCGCATCATCGAGGAAACGAATGCCGACAACCTCACCGGACATGACGTCGTCTTCCTCGCCCTGCCCCACGGCGCCAGCGCCGAGGTGGCCGCACAACTGCCGTCGGAGGTGCTGGTCATCGACGCCGGAGCTGACCACCGGCTCGAAGACGCCGATGCCTGGCACCGCTTCTACGGCTCCGAGCATGCCGGCACCTGGCCCTATGGACTTCCGGAGCTGCCCGGTGCCCGCGACGCGCTGCGGAACGCCCGCCGCATCGCCGTCCCCGGTTGCTACCCGACCAGTGCACTCCTTGCGCTCACGCCGGGATTCGCTGCGGGACTACTGCAGCCGGACGACGTCGTCATCGTGTCTGCTTCCGGTGCCTCCGGCGCCGGCAAGGCGCTGAAACCGCACCTGCTCGGCTCGGAAATGATGGGCGGGATGAGCCCCTACGGAGTCGGCGGCAGCCACCGGCACACCCCGGAGGTAGAGCAGGGGCTGGCCTGGGCTGCCGGCACTCCGGTCACGGTCTCCTTCACACCGACCCTCGCTCCGATGTCACGCGGCATCCTGACGACGGCGACGGCGCGTGTCACGCCCGGTACCACCGCAGAGCAGCTGCGTGAGGCGTGGGAAACCGCGTACGACGACGAACCCTTCGTCACGCTGTTGCCAACCGGTCAGTGGCCCGCCACCAAATCCGTTCTCGGGTCCAACTTTGCACAGCTCCAGCTGGCTTTCGACGAGCACGCCGGCCGGGTCATCATCAGCTGTGCCATCGACAACCTGACCAAGGGGACTGCCGGCGGCGCGGTGCAGTCCATGAACATCGCCCTCGGCCTGCCGGAGACCACGGGCCTCACCGGATCAGGAGTTGCACCGTGA
- the argB gene encoding acetylglutamate kinase produces the protein MNTLNAAQDKAATLIEALPWIQRFAGTTMVIKYGGNAMVNDELRRAFAEDIVFLHHAGVRPVVVHGGGPQINGMLDRLGITSEFKGGLRVTTPEAMDVVRMVLTGQVSRELVGLINSHGPYAVGLSGEDGGLLRAVRTGTVVDGEEVDLGLVGEVVGVNPAAILDILEAGRIPVISTVAPEIDSTGSGTGQVLNVNADTAAAALAEALGASKLVILTDVEGLYSNWPDRTSLISSLTAADLRGLLPELESGMIPKMTACLKAVDGGVERAHIVDGRLPHSMLLEIFTAAGIGTQVVPDEEGAL, from the coding sequence TTGAATACTCTCAACGCCGCCCAGGACAAGGCCGCAACCCTGATCGAGGCGCTGCCCTGGATCCAGCGGTTCGCCGGCACCACCATGGTCATCAAGTACGGCGGCAACGCCATGGTCAATGATGAATTGCGCCGCGCCTTCGCCGAGGACATCGTGTTCCTTCACCACGCCGGGGTGCGCCCCGTCGTGGTGCACGGCGGGGGCCCGCAGATCAACGGGATGCTGGACCGGCTTGGAATCACTTCCGAGTTCAAGGGCGGCCTGCGCGTCACCACCCCGGAAGCCATGGACGTTGTCCGCATGGTGCTGACCGGCCAGGTGAGCCGGGAACTGGTCGGCCTCATCAACTCCCACGGACCCTATGCCGTTGGTCTCTCCGGTGAGGATGGGGGCCTGCTCCGGGCCGTCCGCACCGGCACCGTGGTTGACGGCGAGGAAGTGGACCTCGGGCTGGTCGGTGAAGTGGTCGGAGTCAACCCGGCCGCAATCCTCGACATCCTCGAAGCAGGCCGCATCCCGGTCATCTCCACGGTGGCACCGGAGATCGACTCCACGGGCAGCGGAACGGGACAGGTCCTCAACGTCAATGCCGACACCGCCGCCGCAGCACTCGCCGAAGCGCTCGGTGCGTCGAAGCTCGTCATCCTTACCGACGTCGAAGGTCTCTACTCCAACTGGCCGGACCGCACCAGCCTCATTTCCTCACTGACGGCTGCCGATCTGCGCGGTCTCCTGCCCGAACTCGAGTCGGGAATGATTCCCAAGATGACCGCCTGCCTCAAGGCCGTCGACGGGGGAGTGGAGCGGGCGCACATCGTCGACGGACGGCTGCCGCACTCGATGCTGCTTGAAATTTTCACGGCCGCCGGAATAGGAACACAGGTAGTGCCGGACGAGGAGGGAGCACTGTGA
- the pheT gene encoding phenylalanine--tRNA ligase subunit beta: MRIPLSWLREYAQVPGEATAEDVMAELVKVGLEEEAVHRPTDTLSGPIVVGQVLSVVKEPQTNGKTINWCQVRVVPEGAEQTLTADGIDPSGLQGIVCGAHNFVEGDKVVVTLPGAVLPGDFRIAARKTYGHVSAGMIASVRELGIGEDHDGILVLSTLGLDPEVGSDAMELLGLYDQAAEINVTPDRSYCFSIRGIAREYAHATGSAFTDPAAAVVVDPADGAGYPVRLEDRAPIYGDAGCDRFVARVVRGVDATRPTPQWMVSRLRLAGIRSISLPVDISNYVMLELGQPTHCYDVARLTGDIVVRRANAGETIVTLDDRKRELHPEDLLITDASGAIGIAGVMGGAATEVSDTTTDVLVESAHFDEVSIARARRRHRLPSEASKRFERGVDWHVADVAAQRVVDLLVRLAGGTADASITDVGTAPQPILIDLPAGYASERIGMDFAPEQVVGALTDLGADVTDHDGGWQVTAPSWRQDLAIKDDLAEEIARLVGYDQIPSRLPVAPPGRGLTRTQQQRRRVLAALAGAGLTEVLSYPFVSTEANDTFGAAEGTGPAVKLANPLSAEFGYLRRSILPGLIEVAKRNSSRGFRDLALFEAGLVFLPQETLGSATIPPLGALPDDGTLETLYNGLPLQPLTIAAVFLGKDSPAAAGHTPRAWDWADALDTVRLMADVVGVDLVVEQGEHRAFHPGRTARISLRSGEVLGYAGELHPKLVAAQDLPPRTVALEINADLLFDAAPDVIVARHLSTFPATTQDVALVVDADLPADDLLATLREGAGELLEEVHLFDVYSGQGIGEGKKSLAFGLRFRAIDRTLTADEASAARDQAVHLAAERHGAVQR; the protein is encoded by the coding sequence GTGCGAATTCCACTGTCCTGGCTGCGTGAGTACGCCCAGGTTCCCGGCGAGGCAACCGCCGAAGACGTCATGGCCGAACTGGTCAAGGTCGGCCTGGAGGAAGAGGCCGTCCACCGTCCCACCGACACCCTTTCCGGACCGATCGTCGTGGGCCAGGTGCTCTCCGTCGTGAAAGAGCCGCAGACCAACGGCAAGACCATCAACTGGTGCCAGGTCCGCGTCGTGCCGGAGGGTGCTGAGCAGACCCTGACCGCGGACGGCATCGATCCGTCCGGCCTGCAGGGAATCGTCTGCGGGGCGCATAACTTCGTCGAGGGCGACAAGGTGGTGGTCACCCTTCCCGGCGCGGTGCTTCCCGGCGATTTCCGCATCGCCGCGCGCAAGACCTACGGCCACGTGTCCGCCGGGATGATCGCCTCAGTCCGCGAACTCGGTATCGGCGAGGACCACGACGGCATCCTCGTGCTGTCCACTCTCGGGCTGGATCCGGAGGTGGGATCGGATGCCATGGAACTGCTCGGTCTGTACGACCAGGCGGCCGAGATCAATGTGACCCCCGACCGCAGCTACTGCTTCTCGATCCGGGGGATTGCGCGGGAGTACGCCCACGCCACAGGGTCGGCGTTCACCGACCCGGCTGCCGCCGTCGTCGTCGATCCGGCGGACGGCGCAGGTTACCCGGTGCGGCTGGAGGATCGGGCGCCCATCTATGGGGACGCCGGCTGCGACCGTTTCGTCGCAAGGGTCGTCCGCGGCGTGGATGCCACCCGGCCCACGCCTCAGTGGATGGTCTCACGGCTGCGTCTGGCCGGAATCCGTTCCATCTCGCTGCCGGTCGACATCTCCAACTACGTGATGCTGGAGCTCGGCCAGCCCACGCACTGTTACGACGTCGCCAGGCTCACCGGTGACATCGTGGTGCGCCGGGCAAACGCCGGCGAAACCATCGTGACCCTCGATGACCGCAAGCGCGAGCTGCACCCTGAGGACCTCCTCATCACTGATGCGTCCGGCGCCATCGGCATCGCCGGCGTCATGGGCGGAGCGGCCACGGAGGTCTCGGACACCACCACGGACGTCCTGGTGGAGTCCGCACACTTCGACGAGGTGTCGATCGCACGGGCACGCCGCCGTCACAGGCTGCCCTCCGAGGCATCCAAGCGCTTCGAGCGGGGTGTTGATTGGCACGTTGCCGATGTCGCGGCCCAGCGCGTCGTGGATCTGCTCGTGAGGCTAGCCGGCGGCACCGCGGACGCGTCGATCACCGACGTCGGAACCGCGCCGCAGCCCATCCTGATCGACCTGCCGGCCGGCTATGCCTCGGAACGGATCGGCATGGACTTCGCGCCGGAACAGGTGGTCGGTGCACTTACCGACCTCGGCGCGGACGTCACAGATCACGACGGCGGCTGGCAGGTTACCGCCCCCAGCTGGCGTCAGGACCTGGCCATCAAGGACGACCTCGCCGAGGAAATCGCCCGGCTGGTCGGCTACGACCAGATTCCGTCGCGACTGCCGGTCGCTCCTCCCGGGCGCGGCCTCACACGCACGCAGCAGCAGCGGCGCCGCGTTCTGGCTGCGCTCGCCGGTGCGGGGCTGACCGAAGTGCTGTCCTACCCCTTCGTTTCAACGGAGGCCAACGACACGTTTGGTGCAGCGGAGGGAACAGGGCCCGCCGTCAAGCTGGCCAACCCGTTGAGTGCCGAATTCGGCTACCTGCGGCGTTCCATCCTGCCCGGATTGATCGAGGTGGCCAAGCGGAACTCCTCCCGCGGCTTCCGCGACCTTGCGCTCTTCGAGGCGGGGCTGGTGTTCCTTCCGCAGGAGACCCTCGGCTCCGCAACCATCCCGCCGCTCGGCGCCCTGCCCGACGACGGGACTCTGGAGACGCTGTACAACGGCCTTCCGCTGCAGCCGCTGACCATCGCAGCCGTGTTCCTGGGCAAGGACTCACCGGCCGCAGCCGGCCACACTCCGCGTGCCTGGGACTGGGCAGACGCCCTGGACACCGTCCGGTTGATGGCAGACGTTGTCGGCGTCGACCTCGTCGTCGAACAGGGTGAGCACCGGGCCTTCCACCCCGGACGCACCGCACGCATCAGCCTGCGCAGCGGTGAGGTGCTCGGCTACGCGGGAGAACTGCACCCGAAGCTGGTCGCCGCACAGGACCTGCCGCCGCGCACGGTTGCACTGGAGATCAACGCGGACCTGCTGTTCGACGCCGCCCCGGACGTCATTGTGGCCCGGCATCTCTCCACCTTCCCAGCCACCACGCAGGACGTGGCCCTTGTGGTGGACGCCGATCTGCCGGCCGATGATCTGCTTGCCACGTTGCGCGAAGGGGCCGGGGAACTGCTGGAGGAAGTCCACCTGTTCGACGTGTACTCAGGACAGGGGATCGGGGAAGGCAAGAAGTCACTCGCCTTCGGTCTTCGCTTCCGCGCGATCGACCGCACTCTGACCGCCGATGAAGCGAGCGCCGCCCGCGATCAGGCGGTCCACCTTGCAGCAGAGCGACACGGGGCCGTCCAGCGCTGA